One genomic window of Desulfuromonas sp. includes the following:
- a CDS encoding TolC family protein, which produces RAYQDALDELAVLLNEPGPLETAEEPLGVPSLETDEDLGMLQALEKRPDLQRRARQIQRLSLERRIARNRALPRVDLLASYSHKGVGEDYSEDLDRLAEDEIRNWEVGLTLSYPLGNRDARQDYRRTELQLAGLRAGQEQLRREARSEVRTAIRLLDVSRTKIEVAHRAVELAEEKLRILLRRKEVGLATTRQVLEGEEDLAEARTDHTAALTEYNRAVTRYLQVTGLLLEREGIRLAGPADSEGAGPLLEMYRP; this is translated from the coding sequence CGAACTGGCCGTGCTGCTCAACGAGCCCGGTCCGTTGGAGACGGCCGAGGAGCCTCTCGGGGTTCCGTCCCTGGAGACGGACGAGGACCTGGGGATGCTCCAGGCCCTCGAAAAACGTCCCGATCTGCAGCGCCGGGCCCGTCAGATTCAACGCCTCTCCCTGGAACGGCGCATCGCCCGCAATCGGGCATTGCCCCGGGTCGATCTTCTCGCCAGCTATTCGCACAAGGGGGTCGGGGAGGATTACAGCGAAGACCTCGACCGGCTGGCCGAGGACGAAATCCGCAACTGGGAGGTCGGCCTGACCCTGAGCTATCCCCTCGGCAACCGGGACGCCCGTCAGGATTACCGGCGCACCGAATTGCAGCTCGCTGGTCTGCGGGCCGGGCAGGAGCAGCTCCGTCGCGAGGCGCGCAGCGAGGTGCGCACAGCAATACGCCTTCTCGACGTCAGTCGCACCAAGATCGAGGTCGCCCACCGGGCGGTGGAGCTGGCCGAAGAGAAACTGCGCATCCTGCTGCGGCGCAAAGAGGTCGGCCTGGCCACCACCCGTCAGGTGCTCGAAGGGGAGGAGGACCTGGCCGAGGCGCGCACCGATCATACCGCGGCCCTGACCGAATACAACCGGGCCGTGACCCGCTACCTTCAGGTGACCGGACTGCTCCTCGAGAGAGAGGGGATTCGTCTCGCAGGGCCCGCGGATTCCGAAGGGGCCGGTCCCCTGCTGGAGATGTATCGCCCGTGA